One Loxodonta africana isolate mLoxAfr1 chromosome 4, mLoxAfr1.hap2, whole genome shotgun sequence genomic region harbors:
- the LOC100657789 gene encoding olfactory receptor 8S1-like, producing the protein MLFVLFLVIYLLTLMGNLMMLLVIRGDSHLHTPMYFFLGHLSFLDVCYSSVTVPKMLQNFLSQKKTISVWGCITQGFFFILSGGTEGCLLSAMAYDHYAAICHPLLYPVVMNRPLCTATVSAAWAIGFLNSLVNNLCIRSLQFCGPNIIPHFSCEQPSLFALSCTDPTANTILQAGFAAFLGLVTLSLILFSYSKIMFAIQTISSSGGQSKAFSTCSSHLTVVLLFYGTALFRYISPPSGSVLGRVVSIQYCVITSLLNPLIYSLKNQEVKAALQRVLRQQICVSG; encoded by the coding sequence ATGCTCTTTGTGCTCTTCCTGGTGATCTACCTTCTGACCCTGATGGGGAACCTGATGATGCTGCTGGTGATTAGGGGTGAttcccacctccacacccccatgtacttcttccttggaCACCTATCTTTCCTAGACGTCTGCTACTCCTCAGTCACTGTGCCCAAGATGCTGCAAAATTTCCTGTCTCAGAAGAAAACCATCTCAGTGTGGGGATGCATCACTCAAGgcttctttttcattctttctggAGGCACAGAGGGCTGCTTGCTCtctgccatggcctatgaccacTATGCCGCCATCTGCCACCCTCTGCTCTACCCTGTTGTCATGAACAGGCCTCTCTGCACTGCAACGGTCAGTGCAGCATGGGCGATTGGCTTCCTGAACTCACTAGTGAACAATCTTTGTATTAGGAGCTTACAGTTCTGTGGGCCCAATATCATCCCCCACTTCAGTTGTGAACAGCCTTCCCTCTTTGCTCTGTCCTGCACTGATCCCACTGCCAACACCATTCTTCAAGCTGGGTTCGCTGCATTTCTAGGACTTGTGACCCTTTCCTTGATCCTCTTCTCATACTCAAAAATCATGTTTGCCATACAAACTATCTCCTCCTCTGGGGGCCAAagcaaagccttctccacctgctccTCCCACCTCACCGTGGTGCTCTTGTTCTATGGGACGGCTCTATTCAGGTACATCAGCCCTCCCTCAGGATCAGTCCTAGGGCGAGTGGTATCTATTCAGTACTGTGTGATCACATCTTTGCTGAACCCCCTCATCTACAGCCTCAAGAACCAGGAAGTGAAGGCAGCTCTGCAGAGGGTGCTGAGGCAGCAAATATGTGTCTCAGGGTAA